From a region of the Janthinobacterium sp. 61 genome:
- a CDS encoding diguanylate cyclase domain-containing protein — protein sequence MSWTNLAMNGRILIVDDAMENIQILHQLLREEHDVLFALNGEKALEIAHNQLPDLILLDAVMPGMDGYAVCNALRESTILSAIPVIFVTALNQPEDETRALEAGAVDFITKPFNAAVVRARVRSQLTIKRQADAMRELSLTDSLTGVANRRSFNDTMDSEWRRCARDGVPMALIMADIDHFKDYNDTYGHQAGDLCLQQVSAALRRCAVRPPDLLARYGGEEFIILLPQETRDGAEVVARRMLDEVRALHIAHARSSVGPHVTISLGVASVMPTEGMDPSALIRAADALLYRAKHTGRNRYCASDGA from the coding sequence GTGAGCTGGACCAACCTTGCCATGAACGGGCGCATCCTCATCGTCGATGACGCCATGGAAAACATCCAGATCCTGCACCAGTTGCTGCGTGAGGAACACGACGTGCTGTTCGCCCTGAACGGCGAGAAGGCGCTGGAAATTGCGCATAATCAACTGCCCGACCTGATCCTGCTCGACGCCGTCATGCCCGGCATGGATGGCTATGCCGTCTGCAATGCGCTGCGCGAATCGACCATCCTGAGCGCCATTCCCGTCATCTTCGTCACAGCCCTGAACCAGCCAGAAGACGAGACGCGGGCGCTGGAAGCGGGCGCCGTCGATTTCATCACGAAACCGTTCAACGCAGCCGTCGTGCGAGCCCGCGTACGCAGCCAGCTGACCATCAAACGGCAGGCCGACGCCATGCGCGAACTGTCGCTGACCGACTCGCTGACGGGCGTGGCCAACCGGCGCAGCTTCAATGACACCATGGACAGCGAATGGCGGCGCTGCGCGCGCGATGGCGTGCCGATGGCCCTCATCATGGCTGATATCGACCACTTCAAGGATTACAACGATACGTATGGCCACCAGGCGGGCGACCTGTGCCTGCAGCAGGTGAGCGCCGCCCTGCGCCGCTGCGCCGTGCGCCCCCCCGACCTGCTGGCGCGCTATGGCGGCGAGGAATTCATCATCCTCCTGCCGCAGGAAACGAGGGACGGCGCCGAAGTGGTAGCCCGGCGCATGCTCGACGAAGTGCGCGCCCTGCACATCGCGCACGCCAGATCAAGCGTCGGCCCGCATGTCACGATCAGCCTGGGCGTGGCCAGCGTCATGCCCACCGAAGGCATGGACCCCAGCGCCCTGATCCGCGCCGCCGACGCCCTGCTGTACCGCGCCAAGCATACGGGGCGGAACAGGTATTGTGCGTCGGACGGGGCGTGA
- a CDS encoding MaoC family dehydratase, with product MRDIAGIAGFKALAGQHVAVSDWLTITQQRIDTFADATDDHQWIHVDAERCARESPYGCTVAHGFLTLSLLPAMLQGALHMAGIRMAINYGLNKVRFPAPVPVGSRLRARLDILCVDDLPEGAQVNWAVTMEREGDPKPVCVAEFLMRCYP from the coding sequence GTGCGTGATATCGCCGGCATTGCCGGTTTTAAAGCATTGGCGGGGCAGCACGTGGCTGTCTCCGACTGGCTCACCATCACCCAGCAGCGCATCGACACCTTTGCCGACGCCACGGACGACCATCAGTGGATCCACGTCGACGCCGAGCGCTGCGCGCGCGAGTCGCCCTACGGCTGCACCGTGGCGCATGGTTTCCTGACCTTGTCCTTGCTGCCCGCCATGCTGCAGGGGGCGCTGCACATGGCCGGCATCCGCATGGCCATCAACTATGGGCTCAATAAAGTGCGCTTTCCCGCGCCCGTGCCCGTCGGCAGCCGATTGCGCGCGCGGCTCGACATTCTTTGCGTCGACGATCTGCCGGAGGGGGCGCAAGTGAACTGGGCCGTCACCATGGAGCGCGAGGGTGACCCGAAACCCGTGTGCGTGGCGGAGTTTTTGATGCGCTGTTATCCGTAA
- a CDS encoding MaoC family dehydratase yields the protein MTALTGIKPKHWYFEDFTQGLEIDLGQRHVTEKEIIAFATDFDPQPFHVDHAAAEKTIFKGVIASGWHTCGMMMRLVVDNLLKHSSSMGSPGLDSIRWLKPVRAGDTLHLTYQVKEVRPSTSKPDRGIVISVWSVRNQHGDVVTTVEGMGMFGRRPVAQEEQARA from the coding sequence ATGACCGCATTGACCGGAATCAAACCCAAACACTGGTATTTCGAAGACTTTACGCAAGGCCTGGAAATCGACCTGGGCCAGCGCCATGTGACGGAAAAGGAAATCATCGCCTTCGCCACAGATTTCGACCCGCAGCCCTTCCACGTCGACCATGCGGCTGCCGAGAAGACCATCTTCAAGGGCGTCATCGCCAGCGGCTGGCATACCTGCGGCATGATGATGCGCCTGGTGGTGGATAATCTGCTCAAGCACTCGTCCAGCATGGGCTCACCCGGCCTGGACAGCATCCGCTGGCTCAAACCCGTGCGTGCGGGCGATACCCTGCACCTGACCTACCAGGTCAAGGAGGTGCGGCCATCGACGTCAAAGCCGGACCGTGGCATCGTCATTTCCGTGTGGAGCGTGCGCAACCAGCATGGCGACGTGGTGACGACGGTGGAAGGCATGGGCATGTTCGGCCGCCGCCCGGTGGCGCAAGAGGAGCAGGCGCGTGCGTGA
- a CDS encoding acyl-CoA dehydrogenase family protein, translating to MDFQFNQEQQQFADALRRWVDKDYPFETRKQIVHSVTGTSDSAWATLAELGMTALPLPAGAGGFDGSAVDMLLVMQELGRGLVVEPYLATMLGARFLTLAGGHDGVLEQVASGSLKLACALGERQSRHDMHDIATTAIASGDGFVLDGEKTVVIHGAQAGALIVSARSSGGQDETDGISLFLVPVDAPGVSVRDYRTIDGQRAATVTFVQVVLGHDALLGQAEQGWPVLDAAVDYGATLLCAEAVGAMDAIFAATLEYLKTRQQFGAPIGKFQALQHRMADMFIHLEQARSMAMLAAAKVDSDDVAERRRTVSAAKARVGLAATFVGQQAVQLHGGMGVTDELPAAHHFKRLSMIGLTLGDVEHHIERFIAQPGFLPTETA from the coding sequence ATGGACTTCCAATTTAATCAGGAACAGCAGCAATTTGCCGACGCGCTCAGGCGCTGGGTCGACAAGGATTACCCGTTTGAAACGCGCAAGCAAATCGTCCACTCGGTCACGGGCACGTCCGATTCCGCCTGGGCCACCCTGGCCGAGCTGGGTATGACGGCCTTGCCGCTGCCGGCCGGCGCGGGCGGCTTCGACGGCTCTGCCGTGGACATGCTGCTGGTGATGCAGGAACTGGGGCGCGGCCTGGTGGTCGAACCGTATCTGGCTACCATGCTGGGGGCGCGTTTTCTGACCCTGGCCGGCGGCCATGATGGCGTGCTGGAGCAGGTCGCCAGCGGCAGCCTGAAGCTGGCCTGTGCGCTGGGCGAGCGCCAGTCGCGCCACGATATGCACGATATCGCCACCACGGCCATCGCCAGCGGCGACGGTTTCGTGCTGGATGGCGAGAAGACCGTCGTCATTCACGGCGCCCAGGCGGGCGCCCTGATCGTTTCGGCGCGCAGCAGCGGCGGCCAGGATGAGACGGACGGCATCTCGCTGTTTCTCGTGCCTGTTGACGCACCGGGCGTTTCCGTGCGCGACTATCGCACTATCGACGGCCAGCGCGCTGCCACTGTCACCTTTGTGCAGGTGGTACTGGGGCACGACGCGCTGCTCGGCCAGGCGGAGCAAGGCTGGCCCGTGCTGGATGCTGCCGTGGATTACGGCGCCACGCTGCTGTGCGCGGAAGCCGTGGGCGCCATGGATGCCATCTTTGCCGCCACCCTCGAGTACCTGAAGACGCGTCAGCAGTTCGGCGCGCCGATCGGCAAATTCCAGGCCTTGCAGCACCGCATGGCCGACATGTTCATTCACCTGGAGCAGGCGCGTTCGATGGCCATGCTGGCCGCCGCCAAGGTCGATAGCGACGACGTGGCGGAGCGCCGCCGAACGGTCTCCGCCGCCAAGGCGCGGGTGGGACTGGCCGCCACCTTTGTCGGCCAGCAAGCCGTGCAATTGCATGGCGGCATGGGCGTGACGGATGAATTGCCCGCCGCCCACCACTTCAAGCGCCTGTCCATGATCGGCCTGACCCTGGGCGACGTGGAGCACCATATCGAGCGCTTTATCGCCCAGCCGGGCTTCTTGCCGACGGAGACCGCATGA
- a CDS encoding acyl-CoA dehydrogenase family protein → MDLHYTAEETAFRNTVRAFLDTHLPADLQRKVRQHLRLNRDDYVRWHKIVAQQGWAAPAWPVEHGGTGWTAVQRHIWEDECARAATPPILPFGINMVAPVIMAFASAEQKAYYLPRILNCDDWWCQGYSEPGAGSDLASLKTTAQRDGDHYIVNGQKTWTTLGQHADMIFCLVRTDSTVRKQEGISFLLIDMKTPGITVRPIIMLDEEHEVNEVFFDNVRVPVSNLVGQENKGWTYAKYLLGHERTGIAAVGRSKRELTFLKQLAMQQSKRGAPLLHDPAFAAKVAHLEIELMALEMTVLRVISEEGKGPGPQASMLKVRGSELQQQLTELMVEALGPQALPFDPDFLDGSAPHSAGGDDLAAPLAAYYFNYRKTSIYGGSNEIQKNIITQMILGL, encoded by the coding sequence ATGGACTTGCATTACACGGCCGAGGAAACGGCGTTCCGCAACACGGTGCGCGCCTTCCTCGACACGCATTTGCCAGCGGATTTGCAGCGCAAGGTGCGCCAGCATCTGCGCCTGAACCGTGATGATTATGTGCGCTGGCACAAGATTGTCGCGCAGCAAGGCTGGGCCGCACCGGCCTGGCCTGTCGAACATGGCGGCACGGGCTGGACGGCCGTGCAGCGCCATATCTGGGAAGACGAGTGCGCGCGCGCCGCCACGCCGCCGATTTTGCCTTTCGGCATCAACATGGTGGCGCCCGTCATCATGGCCTTCGCCAGCGCCGAACAAAAAGCCTATTATTTGCCGCGCATTTTGAACTGCGACGACTGGTGGTGCCAGGGCTATTCCGAGCCGGGCGCCGGTTCCGACCTCGCTTCCCTGAAAACCACGGCCCAGCGCGACGGCGACCATTACATCGTGAATGGTCAGAAAACCTGGACCACCCTGGGCCAGCACGCGGACATGATCTTTTGCCTGGTGCGCACGGATAGCACGGTGCGCAAGCAGGAAGGCATCAGTTTCTTGCTGATCGACATGAAAACGCCGGGCATCACCGTGCGCCCCATCATCATGCTCGATGAAGAACATGAAGTGAATGAAGTCTTTTTTGACAATGTACGCGTGCCCGTCAGCAATCTGGTGGGCCAGGAAAACAAGGGCTGGACTTACGCCAAGTATCTGCTGGGGCACGAGCGTACGGGCATCGCCGCCGTGGGCCGCTCCAAGCGCGAGCTGACTTTCCTCAAGCAGCTGGCCATGCAGCAATCCAAGCGCGGTGCGCCGCTGCTGCATGATCCCGCTTTTGCCGCCAAGGTGGCCCATCTGGAAATCGAACTGATGGCGCTGGAAATGACGGTCTTGCGCGTCATCAGCGAAGAGGGCAAGGGACCGGGACCGCAGGCTTCCATGCTGAAGGTGCGCGGCTCGGAACTGCAGCAGCAACTGACGGAACTGATGGTGGAAGCGCTCGGCCCGCAAGCCTTGCCTTTCGACCCCGACTTTCTTGATGGCAGCGCGCCGCACAGCGCTGGCGGCGACGACCTGGCCGCGCCGCTGGCCGCCTACTACTTCAATTACCGCAAGACATCGATCTATGGCGGCTCGAATGAAATCCAGAAAAACATCATCACCCAGATGATCCTGGGCCTGTAA